The genomic window TGCCGAGGGCGCGGATTATTACCGCTTCGGTGCGGACTCCCGGCTCAGGGCTTCGATATAGCTGCGGTGTTGCGGGTAGGTCGCCAGGAGTTCGGCCGTTACGCCCAGGGTCATATCTCCGTAATCAAAGCCCGGACTCACGGCCTCACTGATAAGACCGTAACCCTGCTCTACACCCGTGAGCCGCGATGCCTTCCACACGCCTCCCGGCACGGTCATCTGCAGCAGTTGGCCTTTACGGGGATCGGCGCCCATGACACGGGTTTCCATTTCACCGTCCGGATGGATCAGCACGTACTCGATGGGGTCGCCAAGATGGAAATAATGGACGATGTCCGAGCGGTTTTGATGAAAGTGACCGATGGGCCCCTCGGCGGTGAGGAGATAATAGATCGAGGTCATGCTGAAACGTTCAGCGCCATCACTGTCTACGCGCGGCTGGTTTGTGGCCTCGTAGGTGCGGCGATAAAAGCCGCCTTCGACATGACCCTTCAGGTCGAGACTCTCGATGAGCGTCTGGGCGTCGATGGGTGCCTCCTCAGCCATGCCCGACGAGGTCACGACAGTGGCCATCGTTAAAAGCGCGGCCAACAATGTTCCGGTTCCCGATCTGCACATGCCGACAGTGCGTCCTCTGCGGCTCCGGATCATAAAAGCAGGGATCATCGTTAAGACTCCTCATAGCGATTCGCTGTCTCAGGGATGCTGTGGTGGGGAATGTTGCACAGGCTGGTGGGGGTAGTAATGCTCGTGCCAGTGACGCGCGATGTCGACGCGCCGACACAGCCAGGCGTCATCATGCTGCTGCACATAATCAAGAAACCGCTGGAGCGCTAAAAATCGCCCGGGCCGCCCCGCAAGGCGGCAGTGGAGACCGATGTTGAGAAGCTTGGGCTGCTCAGCACCCTCGGCGTAGAGCACGTCGAAGCTGTCTCGGAGGTAGTTGAAAAACTGCTCGCCATCCGCGAAGCCCTGAGCGCTGGAAAAGCGCATGTCGTTACTGTCAAGGGTGTAGGGGATTATCAGATGAGCGCCGTCGCCCCCCTTAATCCAATAAGGCAGATCGTCTGCGTAGGAGTCGGAGTCGTAGAGAAATCCCTCATGCTCCAGCAGCAGTGAGCGCGTATTGGGGCTGTCCCGGCCGGTGTACCAACCCAGGGGGCGTTCGCCCGTGAGTTCTGTGTGCCAGTCGATGGCCCGGCGCATGTGTTCGCGCTCCACATCTTCGGGCACCTCCTGGTAGTTGATCCAGCGCAGGCCGTGACAGGCAATCTCCCAGTCGGCTTCCCCCATCGCGGCGACCGCCTCGGGATTTCTTGCCATGGCCATGGTGACGCCAAACACCGTAACGGGCACCTCGCGTTGAGTGAACAAGCGGTAGAGGCGCCAGAAGCCCGCGCGGCTGCCGTATTCATAGAGGGACTCCATGCTCATATGGCGATCGGCGTAGGCGCTGGGGTTAAACATTTCCGATAGAAAAACCTCGGAGCCGTCGTCGCCGTGGAGCACGGAATTCTCACCGCCTTCCTCGTAATTCACAACGAATTGCACGGCAATGCGCTTTCCGCCGGGGAGAGAAAATTCAGGAGGATGCTGGCCGTAACCAAGCATATCTCTAGGGTAGGGTGATTTGGGGTCCACAAAGCATTCCGGCGCAAGGCTGAGCCCTAAGGATGCATGGGCGGTGGGAAAGCGGCAAGGGTTGATGGCCACGGCTTGGCTCAAACGCTCGTTTCGCGGCCGCGCCCTCTTTTGGGTGTCGTTTTGCTCTATTTTGGTGCGTTGCTCTATGGCGTGCGGACCAAAGGCGTGCCTCAGATTGGCGCCGGGCCCGCCGGGCCCGTCAGTGCTTGCGGAACGGAGTCGTGGTCAGCTTCAGGGTTTGTGGCATCGAACTTGCGTTGCGAGAGGCCCCCAACTGACGGATGATGCTCAGCCTTGGGGGCAATGAGAGAGCGGGAGTTATGCGGGTCATCACTAAATACAGCGACTCAACAGTGGATACGGCAGCCATCAGCCAAGGCCGGGCGCATGGCCGACGTCTCCGAATCCACGATTTATTTGCCGTGGTGGTGATGCTCTTTACCCTGTGCAGTGGCGCAGGGCATGCTGCTCTGCCCGAGGCTTCCGATGACATGTCCGCGTGGTTTGAAGCTTTTAAGGGCGAGGCCAGCGACGAGGAACTCTATCGTTTTCTCTACGCCATGCCCAAAGGTGGCGACCTTCACAATCATTTGTCGGGCTCCATTCGCTCCGAATGGTTTTACGAACTCGCGCTCGCGCAGCAAAAAAACGGCTACCGCTACTACACGCGGGTGAAGATCAACAATTGCCGGCCCTATGGCAGCAATGCATTTACCGAAACTCCCTACCTCATGCTGTTTGTCAACGTGCAGGAGAGTAACTACGAGACCCTCAGTGCCTGTGAGAAAGAGGAATATCTTCCCCTGGACGAACTCAACGCCGAGGAAAAAGAAGCCTGGTTGGATAGTCTGCGCCTCGATAAAGCCCATGAGGGCCGGGATGAATTTTTTCAAACACACTGGCAACGCATGGGCGATCTGTACTTTAACCCCCATCTTGCCGCCGATGCCCTCGTAATGAATATGCAGAAATTCGGTGCTGAGGGCCTGCTGTACATGGAAAGCATGATCGGTGTGTTTGGCTTCATCGACCCCGGTGGGCAGGCCCTGACCCCCGATGATGTGGCCCGGATTTATCGCGCGCGCCTACAGGACGATGATGCGCTGGCGACGGGTGTCGAAGTTCGGCTCCAAACCACGATTCTGCGCTTTTTGCCCGATGCCGATGAGCATCTGCGCTATCTCTACGATTTTACAAGCCGGCACAATGACCTCTTTGTCGCGGTGAACATGGTGGGGCGGGAGGACAACGACAAAGGCTACCCCTTGCGGTTTCTTGAGACCCTGCGGGATCTGCGCCGCAGCTATAACAATGTGCGCCTGTCTATCCATGCGGGGGAGGTGGACGAACCCAACAGTCATGTGAGCGATACCCTGCTTCTGGGGGCTGATCGCATAGGTCACGGCGTCAACCTCATCAGTGACCCCGACACCATGCGCCTGATGCGCAACGGCGCTTATCTCGTGGAGATCAACCTGGTGTCGAATCTGCTTTTGGAATACGTCCGGGACTACAGCGAGCACCCCTTTCCCGAGTACCTGCGCACGGACATCCCCGTGGCCCTGTCCACAGATGACCGGGGTATGTGGGACAGTAATCTTACG from Congregibacter litoralis KT71 includes these protein-coding regions:
- a CDS encoding adenosine deaminase family protein, which produces MRVITKYSDSTVDTAAISQGRAHGRRLRIHDLFAVVVMLFTLCSGAGHAALPEASDDMSAWFEAFKGEASDEELYRFLYAMPKGGDLHNHLSGSIRSEWFYELALAQQKNGYRYYTRVKINNCRPYGSNAFTETPYLMLFVNVQESNYETLSACEKEEYLPLDELNAEEKEAWLDSLRLDKAHEGRDEFFQTHWQRMGDLYFNPHLAADALVMNMQKFGAEGLLYMESMIGVFGFIDPGGQALTPDDVARIYRARLQDDDALATGVEVRLQTTILRFLPDADEHLRYLYDFTSRHNDLFVAVNMVGREDNDKGYPLRFLETLRDLRRSYNNVRLSIHAGEVDEPNSHVSDTLLLGADRIGHGVNLISDPDTMRLMRNGAYLVEINLVSNLLLEYVRDYSEHPFPEYLRTDIPVALSTDDRGMWDSNLTDEFYVAVKEFNLSWDELLLLSRNSIAHGFLPEVRKAELLALFAARIDDFARQIAAKPAAALSSEAESYGFICDRYELCEW
- a CDS encoding cupin domain-containing protein; protein product: MAALLTMATVVTSSGMAEEAPIDAQTLIESLDLKGHVEGGFYRRTYEATNQPRVDSDGAERFSMTSIYYLLTAEGPIGHFHQNRSDIVHYFHLGDPIEYVLIHPDGEMETRVMGADPRKGQLLQMTVPGGVWKASRLTGVEQGYGLISEAVSPGFDYGDMTLGVTAELLATYPQHRSYIEALSRESAPKR
- the puuE gene encoding allantoinase PuuE, yielding MAINPCRFPTAHASLGLSLAPECFVDPKSPYPRDMLGYGQHPPEFSLPGGKRIAVQFVVNYEEGGENSVLHGDDGSEVFLSEMFNPSAYADRHMSMESLYEYGSRAGFWRLYRLFTQREVPVTVFGVTMAMARNPEAVAAMGEADWEIACHGLRWINYQEVPEDVEREHMRRAIDWHTELTGERPLGWYTGRDSPNTRSLLLEHEGFLYDSDSYADDLPYWIKGGDGAHLIIPYTLDSNDMRFSSAQGFADGEQFFNYLRDSFDVLYAEGAEQPKLLNIGLHCRLAGRPGRFLALQRFLDYVQQHDDAWLCRRVDIARHWHEHYYPHQPVQHSPPQHP